Part of the Mycolicibacterium mengxianglii genome is shown below.
CCCGGTGGAGGCTGCAGTGCTGGACACGATCGACATCGACCCCGACCGCGCCACCGACAGCGTGGAACGCTGGCTCACCTCATTGGAGGGGACTCCCGACGGTGTCCCCGTCGCCGCCGGGTCCTTCCAGCGGCTGGTGTTCGACAACGGACTCGTCGTCGGCGCGGTTGTCGAGTCGCCCACAGGAGCGCGGACGGTACGCGCCCGCCACGGCGTGATGCTGTCCTTCGGTGACGGTGTGCGTCAGTCCGGCAACGGCGCTGATCTGAACCTGCGCGAGACGGCTCAGGTGGCGCTGGTGTCACGGACCGCCAGCCGCTTCGCCCGGCTGGAGTTGCTCACCCTGCCTTGATCACCGGGGCGTCACCCAGGTGTGATTGGCAGGCTGATGTGCCTGCGGGCGAACAGGGCCTCCATCGCCGGACCGACCAGCGGCCGCGACAACAGATAGCCCTGAGCTCGGTAACACCCGTGCTGCAGCAGGGTGCGGGCTCCGGTCTCGGTCTCCACCCCTTCGGCGACCAGCTCCAGGTCGAACGCCTCGGCGAGTGCGATGACAGCCCGCACGATCGCCAGATCTCCTGGACTGCTTCCCAAGTCGTGCACAAAGCTCTTGTCGATCTTCAAGGTGTCCACCGGCAGGGACTTCAGGTGTGAGAGCACGCTGTAACCGGTGCCGAAGTCGTCGATGGCGATCTGTACGCCCACCTTCTTGAGCGCCCCCAGCGTGATGCGGGTGGTCTCGATGTCTTGCACGACAACACTTTCGGTGATCTCCAAGCACACCGACTCGCCGGCCAGGCCGAACTCTTCGAGCGTGTCGGCGACGGCCTCGGCGAAGCCGTCGGCTACCAGCTGGACCGGCGATACGTTCACCCGCAGAACTGCGTCGAGTCCTACACCGCGCGAACGCCATTCACCGAATTCGGCACACGCCGCGCGCATCACCCAACGGCCGAGTTCGCCGGCCAGGTTGATCGACTCCGCCACGGAGATGAACGAATCCGGGTAGAGCAGTCCCCTGGTGGGATGCTGCCACCGGACCAGCGCTTCGGCGGCCAGCACTTCGCCGGTGCGCATATCGATTTCGGGCAAGTAGTGCAAGACCAGCGAGTCGCTGTCGATGACACCTTGTAGGTGCAGCTCGATGTCATTGCGGAACGCCGTCTTCAGCGCCATGTCCTCGGAGTAGACGGCGATCTTGTTGCCGCCCGAACTCTTGGCGGTCAGCACGGCCTGGTCCGCTTTCCGGAGCAGATCCGAGGCGGTGTCCTGGCCGGGTTCACCGAGCGCTACCCCCACACTGACGGTGCGCGTGAGCATCTCGCCGTCGATCGCCACCCGCTCGCGAAGCGCCGACTGCAGCCGGAAGGCCAGTTCTTCGGCCCTCAGCACATCGATCGGGGCCTTGGGAACCACAACGAACTCGTCGCCGCCGAGGCGGGCGATGAAGCTCTCCTCACCACCTTTGGCGCGCAGCCGCTCCGCGAAGATTCGGATGAACCAGTCGCCGGCGTTGTGACCGAGGTAGTCATTGACGGCCTTGAGGCGGTCGAGATCCAGGAACAGCACAGGGACCGGCCCGGGCTCGTCTGACTGCAACCGCTGGTCGAGATGGGCCATCAGGGCGCGGCGATTGAACACCCCGGTCAGGTCGTCGTGGTCGGCGAGGTAGCGCAGCTGCTCCTCGGCCTGGATGCGCGCCTGCACCTGGGCGAACAACGACGCGATGGCCTTGAGTGAGTTGAGCTCCTCGGTGGTCCACTCGCGGTCGCCGTACTTGATGAAACCCATTGTTCCCGTGGTGACTTCACCAGAGAGCAGCGGAACGAACGCGCCGGAGATGGCGTTGACGCCGCTGCCTTCTTCGATTTTCTTCTGATAGTCACCGGGTTGCGCGGCGGGGCGGATGACCAACGGCTCCGTGGCATTCTCGGCGAGGGCGAACACCGGATCAGCGTTGGCGAAGTAGACCACTCCGATCGGATCGGGGTCGGGGATGACGTCCCGCACCGGCCACTCCGCCACCAATTTCGTTGCGTGGATGTCATGGTCGTTGTAGCGCAGGAAGCTCACGTCGACACCGAGGTATTCGACCAGGTGGGCCAGTACCTCGGTGCTCAACTCCACCGAGGTCTCGGAGGTGGCTGCCATCAGTCGGGTCGCGACCGAGGTCACCAACAGGTCCAAGGACCTGGACATTTCAGTCATGCCTCAACCATCGACCGAGTGTAAGCCTCGCGGCGGCTGCGGATCGGCGCGCCAGAGGTGTGGGACAACCGCAATACCAACGCAGCCCGGGCGCCGCCGGTGCCGGTGAGCGAGGTGAATGCGTCTTGAAGACGCCGTAATTCGGTGGCGAACCGCGGAGACAATTCCTCGAGATCCGCGTCGTCGTGGGCGTACAGGAACACCGGCGAGACGGGTTGCACACCCAACCCGGCCTGATGCGCGGCGATCCAGACCGCCTCTGTCGCCGCGCCGCCACGGGCGTAGTCGTACAGAGTGTCACCCGCGATCGTCACGACCGCCAGGCCGGAGCTCGACACCACCCGGTCGAAGGTGTCTTCGCCCAGCGCCGAGCCGGCGTCCCATTTCTCCAGCCACGCCATCACGTCGGGACGACGCAGGATATCGAGCATCACGAGGTCGTTGGGTTCCAGGCCCAGGCTGGCGATGTCGAGCCCGGTATCCGGATGCGGATCTCCTGGCCAGCGGAGCTCGGAGATCATTTCCTGGTGCAGGGTCGCGGTCAGATATCGGATCCGGTCGGCGGCGGCCATCAGCCGGGCCGCGGACTCCACGGCTGCGAGCTCGGTGAGCAGTTGTAGTTGTGCGCCTTCACTCTCGGCGGCCGACCGCAGCTGCCGAATCGTCTCGGAGGGCAGCACTTCGGGGGTCCCGAGGTGGCGATTGGTGCTCCGCGCGAGCATCGGCCCGTACAGCGCGCCAAGCCCGGGTTCGGCCCCGGTCGCCAGCCGAACGGTGGCGCGCAGCGGACAGCCGTCGTCCGGCTGTGCCGGTTCCTCGAACTCCACGACCGCATGGTGCTCGACCGCGGCCGCGGCCACCCGCGCATTGAACACCGAGGCGCCCAACGACACTGCGCTCGCGCGGTATGCGACATCCATCCGCGACGTCCGTTCGGGCAGGAGTTGCACCGTCACCGCGTCGGTGGTCACCGTGACGCGCCACGGCTGGGTGTTGCCACCCGACGGCGCCCGTACGGCTGCCGCGGCAACGACATCGGCGGCGGCCTCTCCATGGGCTTCGGTGACCGGCTCGGCGACAGGGAGATCGCGCGGTACCGCCGGTTCTTCCAGCGCGTCCAGAGCAGCCTCCACATCGACGCGTGCCCGACCGGACGGTAGGGGCTGACCCACACCGATCCGGCGCACGCACTCGACGATCGACGTCGCCCCGAGCACCACCTCACCCGCCAATTGCGGCCAGGTGGTCAGTGTCCTGTTCACCTCCAGCATGGACGCGGCACCGCGCGCCGAAGACCTGGTGATCTCCAGGAACCTGAGCATGTGGGGAACTTTGTTGCGGGTGGACAATCCGGCCAGCCGGGACGAGTCGATCTCCCGCAACAGTCCGTGCAGGACCGGCCGATCGGGTTCGAGGTCGAAGCGCTCGACATCGACCAGCCCGCGATCAGCGGTGGACATCAGTACGGGGATGCGACGGGCCCGGGCGGCTTCCCTGACGACCACTTTCAGATCCAGTGAATCGCATTCCTCGACCGCGACATCGAGATCGGCGAGGAATTCGTCGACCGACTCCGGGGTCACACCGTCGGTCCAGGCCTCGACAGACAGGTACGGGTCCAGCTCGGCGATCCGGCGCGCGGCGATGACGGCCTTGTTGACGCCGAGGTCGAACACCGTCCCCGGCACCCGGTTGAGATTGGACACCTCGAGGGTGTCGAAGTCCGCCAACCGCAGGTGGCCGACAACTCCCTGCAGGGCCAGGGTGTGCGCAATCGCATGGCCCACACTGAGTCCCACCACACCGACCCGTTGTCGGCTGAGCCGCGCCTGCTCCTGCGCGGTGATCAGGTTCCGGTTACGGTCCAGGCGGAGCACCGCGAACGACTGCGGTCCGAGCACACCGACCACGGTCCGCCGCCAGGGGTAGTACGCCCACCGGTGCGGTTCGTTGCTCAGCTCTTCGGACACCACAGGACGCAGCCGCGACAACGTTTCACGCTGCTCGGCAAGGGTGTCGAGGAACTCGATACGCGGATCAGCCCGCAGCTCCTCGAGCACCTTTGCCTGGCGTTCGTCTGTTTCGTCGAGCAGTGTCGCGGTGTGGACCGGTCTGGCAGCGCCGTCGTCGTGGGGCGGTCGACTCACAGACGAGCCCCTGAGGAGGTAGCAGGGACGGGCCGCAGTCCATACGTCATGGGGGCAAGGTACGCCGCCTCCGCGAGCACCTTCGCAACCTGGTTCGGTTGTGCATGGTTGGCGTACGTCCGGCGGTCCCAGAACATGATCTTGGTGCGGTAGCGCTCATCCGGGTACGGCGTGGCGGGGATGCGGGACACCACGACACCTCCAGAGGAACGCCAGCGGTCCAAGACATGTGCGGCGGCAGTGGCCATAATGAATTGAACATCAAGCATCGCCATAGTGTGCATCGCGGTTCGGGCCAGCGTCGTTGTCAGAGACTTACTGCGGTTGGGATCGTCGGACACCCACGCTGTCTTCATCTCCGACAGCCCGAACGGGATACGGTCGTCGATCATCTTGTGCACCAGCT
Proteins encoded:
- a CDS encoding bifunctional diguanylate cyclase/phosphodiesterase, which encodes MSRSLDLLVTSVATRLMAATSETSVELSTEVLAHLVEYLGVDVSFLRYNDHDIHATKLVAEWPVRDVIPDPDPIGVVYFANADPVFALAENATEPLVIRPAAQPGDYQKKIEEGSGVNAISGAFVPLLSGEVTTGTMGFIKYGDREWTTEELNSLKAIASLFAQVQARIQAEEQLRYLADHDDLTGVFNRRALMAHLDQRLQSDEPGPVPVLFLDLDRLKAVNDYLGHNAGDWFIRIFAERLRAKGGEESFIARLGGDEFVVVPKAPIDVLRAEELAFRLQSALRERVAIDGEMLTRTVSVGVALGEPGQDTASDLLRKADQAVLTAKSSGGNKIAVYSEDMALKTAFRNDIELHLQGVIDSDSLVLHYLPEIDMRTGEVLAAEALVRWQHPTRGLLYPDSFISVAESINLAGELGRWVMRAACAEFGEWRSRGVGLDAVLRVNVSPVQLVADGFAEAVADTLEEFGLAGESVCLEITESVVVQDIETTRITLGALKKVGVQIAIDDFGTGYSVLSHLKSLPVDTLKIDKSFVHDLGSSPGDLAIVRAVIALAEAFDLELVAEGVETETGARTLLQHGCYRAQGYLLSRPLVGPAMEALFARRHISLPITPG
- a CDS encoding Rv1355c family protein, yielding MSRPPHDDGAARPVHTATLLDETDERQAKVLEELRADPRIEFLDTLAEQRETLSRLRPVVSEELSNEPHRWAYYPWRRTVVGVLGPQSFAVLRLDRNRNLITAQEQARLSRQRVGVVGLSVGHAIAHTLALQGVVGHLRLADFDTLEVSNLNRVPGTVFDLGVNKAVIAARRIAELDPYLSVEAWTDGVTPESVDEFLADLDVAVEECDSLDLKVVVREAARARRIPVLMSTADRGLVDVERFDLEPDRPVLHGLLREIDSSRLAGLSTRNKVPHMLRFLEITRSSARGAASMLEVNRTLTTWPQLAGEVVLGATSIVECVRRIGVGQPLPSGRARVDVEAALDALEEPAVPRDLPVAEPVTEAHGEAAADVVAAAAVRAPSGGNTQPWRVTVTTDAVTVQLLPERTSRMDVAYRASAVSLGASVFNARVAAAAVEHHAVVEFEEPAQPDDGCPLRATVRLATGAEPGLGALYGPMLARSTNRHLGTPEVLPSETIRQLRSAAESEGAQLQLLTELAAVESAARLMAAADRIRYLTATLHQEMISELRWPGDPHPDTGLDIASLGLEPNDLVMLDILRRPDVMAWLEKWDAGSALGEDTFDRVVSSSGLAVVTIAGDTLYDYARGGAATEAVWIAAHQAGLGVQPVSPVFLYAHDDADLEELSPRFATELRRLQDAFTSLTGTGGARAALVLRLSHTSGAPIRSRREAYTRSMVEA